In one Nicotiana sylvestris chromosome 8, ASM39365v2, whole genome shotgun sequence genomic region, the following are encoded:
- the LOC138876202 gene encoding uncharacterized protein produces the protein MAREVTLCQLGYHTTVRTSTGATPYLVVYGTKAVIPTKVEIPSLRIIQEVELKDAEWIRSRYEQLDLIDGKRMNAVCHGQLYQSRMSRAFNKRVKLRQFTPGQLVLKKIFPHQHEAKGKFSPNWQGPYMVHKVLIGGALILAEMDGEVWPKPINSVAVIRYYV, from the coding sequence atggcacgagaagttaccctttgccaaTTGGGTTACCacactacagtccgcacatcaactggagcAACCCCCTATTTAGTGGTTTATGGTACCAAAGCTGTTATCCCAAccaaggtagagattccttctttgagaatcatacaagaagttgagctcaaggatgcagaatggataaggagtcgctatgagcAATTGGACCTTATAGACGGgaaaagaatgaacgcagtatgtcacggtcagctttatcagagcagaatgtccagagctttcaacaaaagggtcaaactaagacagtttacaccaggacagttggtgctgaagaagatcttcccgcatcaaCATGAAGCCAAAGgtaaattctctcccaactggcaaggtccctacatggttcacaaAGTGCTGATAGGAGgggcactcatacttgcagaaatggacggagaagtttggccgaaaccaatcaattcagtTGCAGTCATAAGATACTATGTTTAG